The following are encoded together in the Mesoplodon densirostris isolate mMesDen1 chromosome 2, mMesDen1 primary haplotype, whole genome shotgun sequence genome:
- the HECTD3 gene encoding E3 ubiquitin-protein ligase HECTD3, translating to MAGPGPGAALESPRQLLGRVRFLAEAAKSLRAGRPLPAALAFVPREVLYKLYKDPAGPSRVLLPVWEAEGPGLRVGATGPATCTGSGPLRAARDSIELRRGACVRTTGEELCNGHGLWVKLTKEQLAEHLGDCGLDEGWLLVCRPAEGGARLVPIDTPDHLQRQQQLFGVDYRPVLRWEQVVDLTYSHRLGSRPQPAEAYTEAVQRLLYVPPTWTYECDEDLIHFLYDHLGKEDENLGSVKQYVESIDVSSYTEEFNVSCLTDSNADTYWESDGSQCQHWVRLTMKKGTIVKKLLLTVDTTDDNFMPKRVVIYGGEGDNLKKLSDVSIDETLIGDVCVLEDMTVHLPVIEIRIVECRDDGIDVRLRGVKIKSSRQRELGLNADLFQPTSLVRYPRLEGTDPEVLYRRAVLLQRFIKILDSVLHHLVPAWDHTLGTFSEIKQVKQFLLLSRQRPGLVAQCLRDSESSKPSFMPRLYINRRLAMEHRACPLRDPACKNAVFTQVYEGLKPSDKYEKPLDYRWPMRYDQWWECKFIAEGIIDQGGGFRDSLADMSEELCPSSADTPVPLPFFVRTANQGNGTGEARDMYVPNPSCRDFAKYEWIGQLMGAALRGKEFLVLALPGFVWKQLSGEEVSWSKDFPAVDSVLVKLLEVMEGMDKETFEFKFGKELTFTTVLSDQQVVELIPGGAGIVVGFEDRSRFIQLVQKARLEESKEQVSAMQAGLLKVVPQAVLDLLTWQELEKKVCGDPEVTVDALRKLTRFEDFEPSDTRVQYFWEALNNFTNEDRSRFLRFVTGRSRLPARIYIYPDKLGYETTDALPESSTCSSTLFLPHYASAKVCEEKLRYAAYNCVAIDTDMSPWEE from the exons ATGGCGGGTCCGGGCCCGGGCGCGGCGCTAGAGTCCCCGCGGCAGCTGCTGGGCCGCGTGCGCTTCCTGGCGGAGGCAGCGAAGAGCCTCCGCGCTGGGCGGCCGTTGCCGGCGGCGCTAGCTTTCGTGCCGCGCGAGGTGCTCTACAAGCTTTACAAGGACCCGGCGGGACCGTCGCGCGTGCTGTTGCCAGTGTGGGAGGCGGAGGGCCCGGGGCTGCGTGTGGGAGCCACGGGCCCGGCCACCTGTACCGGCTCCGGGCCCCTCCGCGCCGCCCGCGACAGCATCGAGCTCCGGCGCGGCGCCTGCGTGCGCACCACGGGCGAGGAGCTGTGCAACGGCCACGGGCTCTGGGTGAAGCTGACCAAG GAGCAGCTGGCGGAACACCTGGGCGACTGCGGGCTGGACGAAGGCTGGCTGCTGGTGTGCCGCCCGGCAGAAGGCGGGGCCCGGCTCGTACCCATCGACACTCCAGACCACCTCCAACGGCAGCAGCAGCTCTTTGGAGTGGACTACCGCCCGGTGCTCAG ATGGGAACAGGTGGTGGACCTGACATACTCGCATCGCCTGGGATCAAGGCCTCAGCCGGCCGAGGCATACACAGAAGCTGTACAAAGGCTACT CTATGTGCCCCCGACGTGGACCTACGAGTGCGACGAGGACCTGATCCACTTCTTGTACGACCACCTGGGCAAGGAGGATGAGAACCTGGGTAGCGTGAAGCAGTATGTGGAGAGCATAGACGTTTCCTCCTACACG gaGGAGTTCAATGTGTCCTGCCTGACAGACAGCAATGCGGACACCTACTGGGAGAGCGATGGGTCCCAGTGCCAGCACTGGGTACGGCTTACCATGAAAAAGGGCACCATTGTGAA GAAGCTACTACTCACGGTGGATACCACAGATGACAACTTTATGCCTAAGCGGGTGGTGATCTATGGGGGTGAAGGGGACAACCTGAAGAAGCTGAGTGATGTGAGCATTGACGA GACCCTGATCGGGGATGTCTGTGTCCTGGAGGACATGACCGTCCACCTCCCAGTCATCGAGATCCGCATCGTCGAGTGCCGAG ATGATGGGATTGATGTGCGTCTTCGAGGGGTCAAGATCAAGTCATCTAGACAGCGGGAACTAGGGCTGAATGCAGACCTGTTCCAGCCCACCAGTCTGGTGCGATATCCACGCCTGGAAGGCACTGATCCGGAAGTGCTATACCGCAGAGCtgttctcctgcagag ATTCATAAAGATCCTAGACAGCGTCCTGCACCACCTGGTACCTGCTTGGGACCACACGCTGGGCACCTTCAGTGAGATTAAG caAGTGAAGCAGTTCCTGCTGCTGTCACGCCAGCGGCCAGGCCTGGTGGCCCAGTGCCTGCGTGACTCGGAGAGCAGCAAGCCCAGCTTCATGCCACGCCTATACATCAACCGGCGCCTCGCCATGGAACACCGCGCCTGCCCCTTAAGGGACCCTGCCTGCAAGAACGCAGTCTTCACCCAG GTTTATGAAGGCCTCAAGCCCTCTGACAAGTATGAAAAGCCCCTGGACTACAG GTGGCCCATGCGCTATGACCagtggtgggagtgtaaattcaTTGCAGAAGGCATCATTGACCAAG GGGGTGGTTTCCGGGATAGCCTGGCAGACATGTCAGAAGAGCTGTGCCCTAGCTCGGCGGACACTCCTGTGCCTCTGCCCTTCTTTGTCCGAACGGCCAACCAG GGCAATGGCACAGGTGAGGCCCGGGATATGTATGTGCCCAACCCCTCCTGCCGAGACTTTGCCAAGTACGAGTGGATCGGACAGCTGATGGGGGCTGCTCTTCGGGGTAAGGAGTTCCTG GTCCTGGCTCTGCCTGGTTTCGTGTGGAAGCAGCTCTCTGGTGAGGAGGTGAGCTGGAGCAAGGACTTCCCAGCTGTGGACTCTGTGCTG GTAAAGCTCCTGGAAGTGATGGAAGGAATGGACAAGGAGACATTTGAGTTCAAATTTGGAAAGGAGCTAACGTTCACCACAGTGCTGAGTGACCAGCAGGTGGTGGAGCTGATCCCTGGGGGTGCGGGCATCGTGGTGGGATTTGAGGACCGTTCCCGTTTCATCCAACTGGTGCAGAAGGCACGGCTAGAGGAGAGCAAGGAGCAG GTGTCAGCCATGCAAGCAGGTCTGCTGAAGGTGGTGCCACAGGCTGTGCTGGACTTGCTAACATGGCAAGAGTTGGAGAAGAAGGTGTGCGGGGACCCAGAGGTCACTGTGGATGCTCTGCGCAAGCTCA CCCGGTTTGAGGACTTCGAGCCATCTGACACACGGGTGCAGTATTTCTGGGAGGCACTGAACAACTTCACCAACG AGGACCGGAGCCGCTTCCTGCGCTTTGTCACAGGCCGCAGCCGTCTGCCAGCTCGGATCTACATCTACCCGGACAAGCTGGG CTATGAGACCACAGATGCGCTGCCTGAGTCTTCCACCTGCTCCAGCACCCTCTTCCTACCGCACTATGCCAG tgccaAGGTGTGTGAGGAGAAGCTCCGCTACGCTGCATACAACTGTGTGGCCATCGACACCGACATGAGCCCTTGGGAGGAGTGA
- the UROD gene encoding uroporphyrinogen decarboxylase, whose translation MEANECGPQGFPELKNDTFLRAAWGEQTDYTPVWCMRQAGRYLPEFRETRAAQDFFSTCRSPETCCELTLQPLRRFPLDAAIIFSDILVVPQALGMEVTMVPGKGPSFPEPLREERDLQRLRDPTTVASELGYVFQAITLTRQRLAGRVPLIGFAGAPWTLMTYMVEGGGSSTMAQAKRWLYQRPQASHQLLRILTDALVPYLVGQVAAGAQALQLFESHAGHLGPQLFSKFALPYIRDVAKRVKAGLQEAGLAPVPMIIFAKDGHFALEELAQAGYEVVGLDWTVAPEKARDCVGKTVTLQGNLDPCALYASEEEIGRLVQQMLSDFGPQRYIANLGHGLYPDMDPEHVGAFVDAVHKHSRLLRQN comes from the exons ATGGAGGCGAACGAGTGTGG ACCTCAGGGTTTTCCGGAGCTGAAGAATGACACCTTCCTGCGAGCAGCCTGGGGAGAACAAACAGACTACACTCCTGTTTGGTGCATGCGGCAGGCAGGCCGCTACTTACCAG AGTTTAGGGAAACTCGGGCTGCCCAGGACTTTTTCAGCACCTGTCGCTCCCCAGAGACCTGCTGTGAACTTACTCTGCAG CCACTGCGTCGCTTCCCTCTGGATGCTGCCATCATCTTCTCCGACATCCTTGTTGTACCCCAG GCACTGGGCATGGAGGTGACCATGGTGCCTGGCAAAGGGCCCAGCTTCCCAGAGCCATTAAGAGAAGAGCGGGATTTACAGCGCCTCCGAGATCCAACTACAGTGGCCTCTGAGCTGGGCTATGTGTTCCAGGCCATTACCCTCACTCGACAACGTCTGGCTGGGCGTGTGCCACTGATTGGCTTTGCTGGTGCCCCG TGGACTCTCATGACATATATGGTTGAGGGTGGCGGCTCAAGCACCATGGCTCAGGCCAAACGCTGGCTTTACCAGAGACCGCAGGCCAGTCACCAGCTGCTTCGCATCCTCACTGATGCTCTCGTCCCATATCTGGTGGGACAAGTGGCTGCTGGTGCCCAG GCATTGCAGCTCTTTGAGTCCCATGCAGGGCATCTTGGCCCACAACTCTTCAGTAAATTTGCACTGCCCTACATCCGTGATGTGGCCAAGCGAGTGAAAGCCGGGCTGCAGGAGGCAGGCCTGGCACCAGTGCCCATG ATCATCTTTGCTAAGGACGGACATTTTGCGCTGGAGGAGCTGGCCCAGGCTGGCTATGAGGTGGTTGGGCTTGACTGGACAGTGGCCCCAGAGAAAGCCCG GGACTGCGTGGGAAAGACGGTGACCCTGCAGGGCAACCTGGACCCCTGTGCCTTATATGCATCTGAG GAGGAGATTGGGCGGTTGGTGCAGCAGATGCTGAGTGACTTTGGGCCACAGCGCTACATTGCCAACCTGGGCCACGGACTTTACCCTGACATGGACCCAGAACATGTGGGAGCCTTTGTGGATGCCGTGCACAAACACTCACGCCTGCTTCGACAGAATTGA